ATACGTAAGGTTTACAGAAGCATTTATTCTTTTCTCATTAATTTTTTCTTCAACACCTTCAATAAATTTAAAAGGATTAGATAATTCTTGATCATCTTCAATTTCTCCATTTAAAAGTGGATTATAACTAATTAATTGTCTTGTAAAACTTCTTGAACCTCCAGAAATAGATGCTCCTTGATTCATATTACCTCTTCCTAAATACACACCAATTCTAGTTTTTAACTCTAACCTGTCATTTAATTGACTCGTATAATTGAACTGTAAATTAGAACTTGTTAAAAATGTATTTGGAATAATTCCATTTGTGTCATCAAAACTTGCAGACAAATAATAATTATTTTTTTCTGTAGCTCCACTAATGTTTAAACCAATGTTTGAAGAGAAAGTTGTTTTAAATATTTCATCTTGCCAATTTAATTGACGTAGTTCATCTCCAGTTTTGTCACCTAAAGCATCTGTAGAATATACACTATTTCCTTCTATTGCATATGCAATAGGGTTTCCATTAAGAACTGCGATATCATTTCTATAATTAGCAAAACCTACTCCATCTAAAACAGGTATTCTATTAGTTACTTCAGTAATTGTTGTTGAGAAAAAAGTGTTTATAACAGCTTTACCAAGTTTTCCTTTTTTAGTTGTTATTAAAACAACTCCATTAGCTCCCCTAGAACCATATATTGCAGTAGCAGATGCATCTTTTAAAACCACCATACTTTCAATATCTCTTGGGTTTATACCTGTTAATCCATTTTGAGTTGATTGTTTCTCATTAGAATCACTAGAACCATCTAAAACATCTTCACCCGCAGAATTAATAATTACACCATCTACAACATATAAAGGCTCATTATTACCTCTTAAACTATTTGCACCACGAATTCTAATACTTACAGGTGCTCCCGGAGAACCTGTGTTAGAACTTACCTGTAAACCAGAAGTTCTACCTTGTAATAAAGAAGCAACACTATTATACTGAGCAGCAACGGTTGCAGTTTCTTTTACTTCAGACAAAGCACCTGTTAAATCTTTTTTTGCAGAAGATCCATAACCAATGACAACAATTTCCTCTAATTGCTCACTATCGGCCTTTAGTTCAATTGTTATTGTCGTTTGATTTGTAATTCTAACTTCTTTAGTAGTATAACCAAGATAACTTACTAACAAACTGGCTGGTGTCTTAGGTATTTTTATCGTAAATTTACCATCAAAATCTGTAATTACACCTGTTGTACTACCTTTAATAATAATTGAAGCTCCAGGAAGCGGATACTTACTATCATCAATGACTTTCCCTTTTAATGTTGTTTGAGCCAATAAAGACAGTGGCAAAAAAAACAAAAGAGTATAAAATATTTTTCTCATAATTTGGATTGATTTATATGATGCTAATTTATCTATACCTTACGATTTCCGATTTTAATTAACATCATAAAAGGTTCGATAATTGTCAAAGTGACTGTTTTTACTAGGTTTCTTGTAAAAAAACTAAAAACAATAAAAAGAAATATGTAAAAGAGTTAATTTTTTAACCCTTCTAAAAAACCACTAGGAGTTTGACTATAGAATTTTTTAAAAGAAGTACTAAAGTATTTTGGATTAGAAAAACCAGAACTATAAGCAACTTCTTTAATACTTAATTCGCCTTTAATTAATAAATTTTTCGAAAATTTTAATTTGGTGTGAATTACAAAATCTTGAGGAGATAAATCTACTAAATTTTTTAACTTCATATATAATGAAGTTCTACTCATACCAAAACTTTTAGAAAGGTCGTGCACAGAAAAAGAATTGTTTTCTATATTCTCAATAACTTTATTTTCTAGGTTCATTAAAAAGTCTTGATCTTTTTTATTTCTGAATAAATTTGCATTTTCAGCATCAGTATCATGAATGTACTTTTCTCTTAATTTCTTTTGAAATTTAAGTGTATTTATAATTTTCGCCAACAATAAATTAATATCAATAGGTTTTTCTATATACTCAGAAACACCACTTTCTATACTTTCTAGTTTTTGCGCAGAATTTTGTAAAACAGTTAGCATAAACACTGGTATGTGATTTAAGTTAATGTCTTCTTTAAGTTTTTTAGACATTTCCATTCCATCCATTTCTGGCATAATTAAATCGGTTAGAATAAGATCTGGAAAATTTTGAGAAGCACTTTCTATTCCTTCTACTCCGTTACTAGCTTCAAAAATCTGAAAAAATGTACCAAAAGCTTCTACTAAGATAGATCTTAACTCATCATTATCTTCTACTATTAAAATTTTAGCATCACTAAACTTATCAATTTCTGTTTGATCGTTTAATGAATGTTCTTTTTTTAGCAAATTATTTTCATGAATAGCACTTTCTTTATATTCAGATTTTAAATTTTTAAGTAGTATTGTAAAAGTTGTTCCTTTGTTTTCTAAACTTTCAAAACTAATATTTCCTCCAGTTTTTTCAATTAATTTTTTTGTCATTATTAACCCTAAACCAGTTCCTGGACTTTGACTATTAATCGCATTTCTTGCTCGGTAATAACGCTTTAAAATATATTTCTGTTGATCTTTTGGAATTCCTAAACCTTGGTCTACTATTTCTATTTTAAGTTCTGACTTAGAAGTTTTATTTAAGTTGATTAAAATTTTACCATCGTTAAATGAGTATTTTATGGCATTCGAAAGTAAGTTTAAAATAATCTTATCAAAGACATCTCTATAATAGTAAAAAATCTCGTTTTCCCATTTGTTATTTACTTCTATCGTTAAATTTCGTTCTTCTGTTAATGGTTTAAAATTATAAATTCTTTTTTCTAAATACTTATTGATATCAATTTTTGATACTTCTTGAAAAATACTGTCTTGAGAAGTTACTCTATGAAAATTCAGCATTTGTTCAAACAAAGAATTTATTCTTTTTACAGTTGTCTTTATTCTTTTATTCGATGTAGTATTTTCATCTGTTTTTTCATTGGTAATATTATCCAATGAAGACATTAAAATTGTTAAAGGTGTTTTTATTTCGTGTGTGATATTGTTGAAAAATTCTATTTGATCATCTGCATTTTTCTTATTGATAATAACCGTTGTAAAATGTATTATTCCAAAAATTAATAAAACAATAATGATAAAATAAATAATAAAAGCATTAGTGGTGGTCCACCAAGGAGAAGAAACTGTAATCCTAATCGTTTTTGTATTACTTTCATTATTATATTTATTTAATGCTTTGGCTTTAAACACATATTCTCCACTACCTATATTAGTATAAGTTGCAAAGTTATTTATACTTGGTTTCGTCCATTCTTCATCGAAACCTTCTAATTTCCAAGAATATTTCATTTTACTAGAAGCACTATGTTGTATTCCTGTGAATTTAATTTCTATTGAGTTTTCATCGTTTTTAAGCGTAATTAACTCTTTTTCATTGATATGCTTCCCTAAAGGTTTTTCAGATGGTTTTATGCTTTTATTAAACAATTTAAAATCATCAAAAACTAATTTTGGTTTTTGTTTTTGAGCAATAATTTTTTCAGGATTAAAAAGAGTAACACCATTTACTCCACCAAATGCAAATAAATCACCATTTAACTTCGCAAAACTCCCATAGTTATATTCTGTACTAGCAAGACCATCTTTTTTATCGAATACATTTATTAGTGTGTCATTCTCAATAATCTTTATGTTTACCAATCCTTTTGTTGTACTAGCCCAAATAAAATCATCTTTATCTAACAAAATACCTTGAATAATATCTGAAGGTAAGCCTGAGTTTATTGTTAGTTTTTTAACTTCTTTTGATTTTGGATTATAAAAAACAATACCGGCTCCATTTGTTCCAATAACTAGGTTTTTATCTTTTGTTTCTTCAACAGAATGAATAGAAGAAAAAGCAAGTGATTTTTTATTTGGTTTTAAATTTTCTATCAATTCAAAACTATTATTCTGAAGGTTTATTTTGTATACGCCATTTTTACCAGAAGCCAACATTAAACCATCAGAAGTTTCTGTAATTGTTTTTACTTGAAGTATTGGAAATTTTTTAATTTCGTTTTCTGGAGAAATAACTGCTAAATCTTTTTCTATACCAGCTACCCAAATATTATTTTTAGAATCTCTTTTTATGTTATAAATTCTTGATATTAGGTCTTCTTTTGGATAAAGAGAGTTATAATGAACGATCGAATAATCATTAATATTAACTTTAAACAAACCAAGGTTATATGTACCAACCCACATAAAATTATTATCAGACTCTAATGTTAAAACAATGGCTTGAACTTTATTGTCTTTCGAAAACTTCTGCAAATGTTTCCAATTTCCATTTTTTTTATTAAAAATACTAACCCCTTTTTTGGTGCCAAACCATAAGTTTCCTTTTTTGTCTTGAGAGATAGACCTAGTAAAATTGGTAATTAAACTGTTTTCATTATTAAGTTTATGCTCTATTTTAGTGAAAGGTAATTTATTAAAATCAACGTAATTAACACCTCCACCATAAGTAGCAATCCACAAAACACCTTCTTTATTTATTTCTAAATCATAAATACCATTACTAGATATTGAATTTATATTATTTGGATCTTCTGTAAATTGATTAATTAAGTTATAATCAGCATCTAATTTTAAAATACCACCTCCATCTGTAGCAACAAGAATATTATCTGAATTATCTAAAATTACATCAGAAATTCGGTGAGAAAAATTTTTAATAATCGTATCGAAAACAACATTATTATTAGAAACTTTTAACTTAAATAATTTTCCAAATTTTGTACCAACTAATAAATCGTTTTTTATTTTATTGATAGAAAAAATATTTTTTAAACCTGGTTTTAGCTTATTTTTCTTTACGATATCGGTTTTTCGGTTATATGTAAAAAAGCCTTTTTGTGTCCCAATATAAATTTCATTTCCTACAATTACAAAAGTCTGAATTGACTTTTTAGAAATATGCCTTTTTATTTTTTTGCTTGTAACATTATAGCTCCATAAACCATTAAACCCACCAACCCAAATATTACCATCTGAATCTTCGCCTATTTCTTTTATTAAAGACGGATTAAGATTTTTTTTATCTTCTATTAAGTCGAATTTGTCTAAGTCTTTATTATATATACAAAAACCGTTATTTAAACCAACCCAAATATTATTTTTAGAGTCTACAAAAATTTTGTTTGTCCTGTTACTTAAAGATTCTGGTAAACCATTGTAACTATTATAAATTTTAAAAAATTTAGAATTATATTTTAAAACACCCTCTTCAGATGCAATCCATAAATTTCCAACACTATCTTGTTTAATATCGTAAGTAATACTCTGTGTTGAGACATTTTCTCCTGACAATTGTGAAAACTCTAAAGCATTTTGAGCAATTCCTAATTGCGAAAAAAATAAAATAAAAAAATAAAATAACTTCGTTTTTGAATTCAACATGTGATTTTGTTAATTTTTTATAAGTAAAAATAAGTAATTAAATATGATAAAATTAAACATATAAGAAAAAGGCACTGGTTTGAATTTTAAAAATAGATAAATTTTCGTTTTTCAAATAACTTCATTTTAATGAGGTGAAATCAAATTTAGAGAACAAACAAGAAAAAATGGTTTCATATTAAACACTAAAGGTTTAAAAATTGTCTATTAATTCTTTTTATCTTCTATTTTATGCGGCAGGATTCTGCTATTTAGTTCACGACTTTTTTATTTTACTGGTGTTAATGAATAGCTACTAATAAACTTATTGCTATTATTTTAAGCAGCGTTGAGCCGCTATTTTACATAATGGCATTAGTGCCTGAAGTTTTTACGGAAGAGCAGTATAACTGCGCATTATGTTACTTAGCTTTGGGAATTATTGCTTATTGTAAGAAAGTGATTTCATACTTAGATTTTAATTCACCTAAAAAATCGAAAAAACAACAGAATTCCTTTAAATATCTTAAACCTTTATTTACTACAGATATATTTATCGATCATATATTGATAGATCGGTTTTAATGTTTTACCCGTTTGAGGATGCCTCCATTATTAAATTTACCCAAGACAAAAAATATAGATTCGACTAAATAATCTAAAAAGCAACAAAAAATATATTTGGAGGAGTTTACACTGTACCTAAAGTGATTATTTTGATGAGGTTGCCATACTTCGACCAAGCACAGTAAAACTTAAAAATCCACGCAATAACATTTTGAAACCTACTTTCTTTTATCGCTACAGTTTTTATCGAACGCAATTAAATTAAAGAGTTCTCTCATTCTAGAACGCACTCGATTTCCGTACCTTTCTTCAATTTCATCTGCGTTGAGGTTTGTAGTGCCATGTGTTACTATTGCCTTTCCACTTTTTGCCGTTGAGGTTTTACTATAAGATCTTGAAGCTAGTTCTGGATTACGAGTAAACAACTCGTACCGAGAAAGTAAAATTTCGCCTATTACATTAGAATCTACTCCGAAGTGTTTTCCCATAGGTTCAATACCAATATCATCAAAGCAATAAAAACCATCATTTCCATAATCTTCAATTGTTTTAAATCCTATATGATTGAAACTAAAAACCGCATTGCGGCAAGGGATTATTTTATATGCTTTTTTATGTGGCGTTATATGTCTTACTAATTTCATTAATGTTGTTTTTCCGCATCCTACAGGTCCCGATAATAGAATGCCTTTGTTTGGGTCTATTTTATGTGCTTTACAACTCTCTTCGTCTTGAATAATGTACACACATAGCTTGTATATAATTTCTAGGTCTTCTTTGAAGATTTTGAAGTTTTGGCCAAATAGAGATTTTCCTTTTGCTACTAGAAATATTAGCATTTTATTGAAATCGTATTCAATGTGATTTCCTTTTAGTTCTCCTAATTGGTATTGGGTACTTTCTATAGAAACTATACTAGGGTTTTGTGGATTGTATGTTGAATGAATGGTACTCATTACTTACTAATTTAGAGATTGGGTATTATTTCTTTTCCTTTTAATGCTAATACTTTTTCTTGATAAAAAGTATTCAAAAATCAAGACTCACTTTTATTTTACTTGATTTCTACTTTTTATTCCATTTCCGAACCCAGACCGCAGGCTATTTGGGTTCTCTGAATTCCATAAAAATTGAATTCTTACGAAAAATAAAATAGGTCGGTTTTAGATTCTGACTGTGTATTGGGTTTTGTTTTATTTATTTTTTAATCCTTACTTTTTTGCATTGATCAAAAAAGTAGCAAAAAAATCTAGCCTTGAATCTTCGGCGGTCTTTCTAGTTCTCAATCACTAAATGAAATGAACTCCACTTCCTTACAGTCAGTGTCAAACAGCATTTCATTTTACGTGATTTTTAAACTGAAGACACTCGCCTGCCAGATTCGATGGCGGTTAAAAATCCTGACTCATTTTTTTGATCTGATTTAAAAATTGAATAGGTCGGTTTAGATTCTGACTTTGTATTGTATTTGTTATATAAAGAGATTGCTTCGTCGTTTCTCCTCGCAATGACAACTCTATTTTTGAGAATCTGAAACAAGTTCTGAATGATGCATAGCATCAAAGAGGTTTATTGTAGCTTTTATTTTTAGTTGTTTTTAGGTTGTCTTGACCTCTCGTCAAGCTCGAGACAGAGTTTTGGCTAACTGGTTTATAAGATTGTTTGTTTTTTATCTCCTCAGCTTTTAGCATCCAATTTTTGGCAGTGGCTTGCCAATTAACAATTTTTGTTTTCCCACCAACTTTCCAACCAATGCCTTGATAATGATTGAAGAATTTTTGAGCTTCAATTTTTGGCCAGTTTTCTTTTTTAAAAAAATCAATTACTATTTTTTCATTTTTAGGCTTGTCAAGTTTATTAATGTTTTTATTAGTTTGTATATGTTTATTAATAGATACCAGTGCTTGTCCATTTTTAGGACTGCTTGGGTACAGCACTTGTCCAGAGGTTGTCCCGAAATCGAACATCTTAATTTTACTGCCTTTGAATGGATTGTGTGATGGATAATAAATAATATATTGCCAATGGTTTAATTCTTTGATACATTTATGATATCTTGATTTTGAGCCTATTTTTGAAAAACTCATCACCTCTTCTCTATTAATATAGAATTCTTCTAAAAACCGATTGCTGTTCCAAATTTGGAATAATGCAACGTATAGACTTATGTGTGTTGGATTTAAACGATTGTCTTTAGAGAATTGAATAAACACACCTTTTAGATGTTTTATGTAATTGACTTTTTGCATAAAGAAATAAAGCTTTTATTCATGTACTTTTTATTTGATTATTTCATTTTGTCTTGAAACAAAAAGAAACAAAAATTCAATCCTTGGATTTTAAATTCAACTTCTCATACTAAGATTGCTTTCACGATGCTCGCGATGAAATACCAAAAGAACTTTAGTATGAAACTAGCGTCAATATTTGTTATCAATACGGTTATCTTCTAATACTTTTTGAATATCTTCATAATCGTAGTAGATAACACCACCAACTTTAGAATATGGCAATGTTCCGTTGATTCGGAAATTTTGTAATGTTCCTGGAGAAATACTCAATAACTCTCTAACTTCTGATGATTTTAACCATTTTTTTGGCGCAAAACTAGACTGATTATTGATCATTTCTTTGATACCTTCTAATAACTCATGTTTAAATTCTAGAAGATCTTCTGTGGTAATAATTGTTGCTGACATAAACTTTATTTTAATAAAGAAGCTGCAGAATGCCCCCACATTGCATGCAGCCTCTTTGGGTTAATTTAGCTCACGATTTTTACTATTTAAAGAAATATGTGTTCGTGAACCAACGATTTTGACTTTCGTTAGGCAAACATCTGAAGATATTTTGAATCAATTTCGGTAGTTATTCGTTACTACCGAAAAAAATATTTTCGCTGTTAAAACGATCAATAGCTCTATTTTACTAATGATTTTGTACTCTTTTTAACTTTTTAAAATTCTTCGTAGTTACGTTGAGGTTACGAAAAACTAAAGACTATCATCATACTCTAATTTTGTCTTTAAATTATTAACTAATGTATTTAGAAATTTTGTTCTTTCTTTTCCTCTGTTTTTAATTTCAGAATAGGTTTTGTAAAAGTTAGAAATATTTATATTGAATAATTTAGAAGCGGTTTCTATCAATTCTTTAATATTAACAGCTCCTCCATTTATAGCTCCAGAAACTTTGAGCGCATAAATCAATTCAACTAAATCCGTTTTAGAACTTGTCCAATTTAAATTAGAATTTATTTCATCATTGTGTTTTGTATCAAAACGACCTTCTTCAAGATTGGAAATAATCTTAATTTCTTTTTTATAGAAGTTGGTTAATAATTCATAAGCAATAACTTCAGCCGCCAAGGTATCATGGCTTGTATAAAATTCATTATCAAGAGAAGCTGATAAATCAATATCAAAGACTTCTAATTGCTTATTTTCTCTCAAAAAATAGCAATTATCTAGATTAAAACCTTTTTGTTTGATATATCTATAGAATTTAATATTTTTTCTCTTTTTACCTTCTATTTTCTTTAATTCATTTTTTATGTAATTTTTTAAGATAGAATTTGTCGTATTTGGTTTACTAATTAAATATCTTAATTGTTCTGTATAAAAAATAAAATCTGCATAAATATTGGGTTTGATCTGCTTAAAGAAATAAATCTCTTCAGAATTATTTTTAAAATTAATATTTCTGATACTTACTTTTAACTTTTGTAGGGTATCTTTCGATATTTCTATTTGTTCTTTTAGAATATCAATAGATATTTTTTCTTTTAAGACAATGTCTTTTTGACGAACATTATGTTGTTCGAATAGTAGGAGGATTCTTTTCATAGTTTAATCTTAGCAAAATCAATTGTCTAAAAATAAACAATTAAAACGTAAAGATCCTATTGGTTAAATAGTTACTAAAATTAAACATCAAATAAAATGGTTAAATTAACTCCCCGTACTTAAACCCTCAGAATTAAAATCATTCGATTTTTGTTCTAAGAACTTATTCTTTAATGCCTGCATATCTTCACTTACTTTTCTATCTAAAATTTTAGCATAATGTTGGGTCGTTTTTAGTGATTTATGTCCTAACATTTTACTAACGGATTCTATAGGTACACCGTTCGTTAAAGTGACCGTAGTAGCAAAAGTGTGACGTGCTAAATGAAAGGTGAGGTTTTTATTAATTTCACAAACATCTGCTATCTCTTTTAAATAAGCATTCATTTTTTGATTGCTTAAAACAGGTAATAAGAATTGACTTTGTACTACATCCGGATGCTCACTATACTTTTCTAAAATAGCTTCTGCAGTAATTAGCAACGGAATGTTACTTCTCGTGTTGGTCTTTGTTCTTTTGGTTTTTATCCATCGGTCTCCATCTATACCTATTACAATATCATTTTTGGATAATTTTTTAACATCAGCATACGCCAATCCCGTGAAACAACTAAATATAAATATATCTTTAACTTGATCCAGTCGTTTAATGGCAAGTTCTTTTTCTACTAATTTTTGAATCTCTTCTTTAGATAAGAATTCTCTATCTACAGTTTTAAGCCTTGCTTTCCAATTATAAAAAGGATCTTTACTAATCCAACCATTGGCATAAGCAATTCTGATTATCTTCTTAAAATTAGTGATGTACTTAATAGCTGTATTATGACTACAATTTCTTTCTGTCTTTAAATAATATTCAAAACCATGAATAAATTTATGATTCACATCTTTTATATTGATATCCTCTAAATTGTAATCTAATTTTATAAAAGCTTGTACATGTTTTTTTGCAGTCTTATACCTTTCAAGTGTTCCTGGAGCAAAATCTTTTCCGACTAATTTTTCCACTTGATTATTATGGTCCTGAAATATTATAAGAAGCATTTTTTGCCTTTCATCTTTACCACAAAAGATTTCTTTTATTCTAAGAGCAGTAATTTTTTTATTCTCCTCCACCAGCTTCTGATGTATTTTGTGAATCTTATTCGAAATATCATCTATATATCTATTTAGTTGTTGAGCTTCTGCCGAACCACCTTTTAGCTTACCTGCTGCCCCTACCCATTTATTTACATCTACTTTTTTTGAAATACTTAGCTCTGAACGTTTTCCATTTACCGTTATACGTAAGTATACGTTGGCTTTTCCGTTCTTATCAGCCTTACTACGCTTGATATAAAAGATGAAAGAAAA
The window above is part of the Polaribacter sp. SA4-12 genome. Proteins encoded here:
- a CDS encoding hybrid sensor histidine kinase/response regulator transcription factor; this encodes MLNSKTKLFYFFILFFSQLGIAQNALEFSQLSGENVSTQSITYDIKQDSVGNLWIASEEGVLKYNSKFFKIYNSYNGLPESLSNRTNKIFVDSKNNIWVGLNNGFCIYNKDLDKFDLIEDKKNLNPSLIKEIGEDSDGNIWVGGFNGLWSYNVTSKKIKRHISKKSIQTFVIVGNEIYIGTQKGFFTYNRKTDIVKKNKLKPGLKNIFSINKIKNDLLVGTKFGKLFKLKVSNNNVVFDTIIKNFSHRISDVILDNSDNILVATDGGGILKLDADYNLINQFTEDPNNINSISSNGIYDLEINKEGVLWIATYGGGVNYVDFNKLPFTKIEHKLNNENSLITNFTRSISQDKKGNLWFGTKKGVSIFNKKNGNWKHLQKFSKDNKVQAIVLTLESDNNFMWVGTYNLGLFKVNINDYSIVHYNSLYPKEDLISRIYNIKRDSKNNIWVAGIEKDLAVISPENEIKKFPILQVKTITETSDGLMLASGKNGVYKINLQNNSFELIENLKPNKKSLAFSSIHSVEETKDKNLVIGTNGAGIVFYNPKSKEVKKLTINSGLPSDIIQGILLDKDDFIWASTTKGLVNIKIIENDTLINVFDKKDGLASTEYNYGSFAKLNGDLFAFGGVNGVTLFNPEKIIAQKQKPKLVFDDFKLFNKSIKPSEKPLGKHINEKELITLKNDENSIEIKFTGIQHSASSKMKYSWKLEGFDEEWTKPSINNFATYTNIGSGEYVFKAKALNKYNNESNTKTIRITVSSPWWTTTNAFIIYFIIIVLLIFGIIHFTTVIINKKNADDQIEFFNNITHEIKTPLTILMSSLDNITNEKTDENTTSNKRIKTTVKRINSLFEQMLNFHRVTSQDSIFQEVSKIDINKYLEKRIYNFKPLTEERNLTIEVNNKWENEIFYYYRDVFDKIILNLLSNAIKYSFNDGKILINLNKTSKSELKIEIVDQGLGIPKDQQKYILKRYYRARNAINSQSPGTGLGLIMTKKLIEKTGGNISFESLENKGTTFTILLKNLKSEYKESAIHENNLLKKEHSLNDQTEIDKFSDAKILIVEDNDELRSILVEAFGTFFQIFEASNGVEGIESASQNFPDLILTDLIMPEMDGMEMSKKLKEDINLNHIPVFMLTVLQNSAQKLESIESGVSEYIEKPIDINLLLAKIINTLKFQKKLREKYIHDTDAENANLFRNKKDQDFLMNLENKVIENIENNSFSVHDLSKSFGMSRTSLYMKLKNLVDLSPQDFVIHTKLKFSKNLLIKGELSIKEVAYSSGFSNPKYFSTSFKKFYSQTPSGFLEGLKN
- a CDS encoding ATPase; translation: MSTIHSTYNPQNPSIVSIESTQYQLGELKGNHIEYDFNKMLIFLVAKGKSLFGQNFKIFKEDLEIIYKLCVYIIQDEESCKAHKIDPNKGILLSGPVGCGKTTLMKLVRHITPHKKAYKIIPCRNAVFSFNHIGFKTIEDYGNDGFYCFDDIGIEPMGKHFGVDSNVIGEILLSRYELFTRNPELASRSYSKTSTAKSGKAIVTHGTTNLNADEIEERYGNRVRSRMRELFNLIAFDKNCSDKRK
- a CDS encoding helix-turn-helix domain-containing protein: MSATIITTEDLLEFKHELLEGIKEMINNQSSFAPKKWLKSSEVRELLSISPGTLQNFRINGTLPYSKVGGVIYYDYEDIQKVLEDNRIDNKY
- a CDS encoding RteC domain-containing protein; amino-acid sequence: MKRILLLFEQHNVRQKDIVLKEKISIDILKEQIEISKDTLQKLKVSIRNINFKNNSEEIYFFKQIKPNIYADFIFYTEQLRYLISKPNTTNSILKNYIKNELKKIEGKKRKNIKFYRYIKQKGFNLDNCYFLRENKQLEVFDIDLSASLDNEFYTSHDTLAAEVIAYELLTNFYKKEIKIISNLEEGRFDTKHNDEINSNLNWTSSKTDLVELIYALKVSGAINGGAVNIKELIETASKLFNINISNFYKTYSEIKNRGKERTKFLNTLVNNLKTKLEYDDSL
- a CDS encoding site-specific integrase, whose protein sequence is MNNLFSFIFYIKRSKADKNGKANVYLRITVNGKRSELSISKKVDVNKWVGAAGKLKGGSAEAQQLNRYIDDISNKIHKIHQKLVEENKKITALRIKEIFCGKDERQKMLLIIFQDHNNQVEKLVGKDFAPGTLERYKTAKKHVQAFIKLDYNLEDINIKDVNHKFIHGFEYYLKTERNCSHNTAIKYITNFKKIIRIAYANGWISKDPFYNWKARLKTVDREFLSKEEIQKLVEKELAIKRLDQVKDIFIFSCFTGLAYADVKKLSKNDIVIGIDGDRWIKTKRTKTNTRSNIPLLITAEAILEKYSEHPDVVQSQFLLPVLSNQKMNAYLKEIADVCEINKNLTFHLARHTFATTVTLTNGVPIESVSKMLGHKSLKTTQHYAKILDRKVSEDMQALKNKFLEQKSNDFNSEGLSTGS